One Triticum dicoccoides isolate Atlit2015 ecotype Zavitan chromosome 3B, WEW_v2.0, whole genome shotgun sequence genomic window, cgtccgcggtaaaggactacttggttgcctatacagttcatagacaagtaaatggaaactgttaaaagcctcaagataagtgtgagtgccgaggatggctcttccgtaggaagacggagatggatcctcggtagtgtattgaagtggtgagtagtggactcgtgtgcgcaaaaccatttcaagttggagtatcgtaggatagtctagccaagagtcaaagctggcttgctgcaataactccaccaacccttcttgataatatgcatgtatgtaggatctgatgtaagtcttgctgagtacctttgtactcatgttgctataatttacattttttacagaagacgctgcaaccccttctgatgggttctacgtagacgttgacatcaacgagtaggctaaagacccaggtggtgaccctgagcttgtgaaggaccacgtagtatagttaggctttccaagcctcttttattttactagttgtctgtactcagacaagttacttccgctgctggtttgtatgactgtatgacttgtatgttgggtcgtgagacccgtaccttgtgtatgttatgtatggctccctgagccttaaataaagtacttgtgtcgtagagtcatgttgtgatgcgtcgttgtatttgcacatatcgagcatattgtgtgtatgattaaaatgcttggtatgtgtgggatctgactatctagttgtttatctttagtagcctctcttaccgggaaatgtctcctagtgttaccgctgagccatggtagcttgctactgctctggaacacttaggctggccggcatgtgtccttcttcgttcctgtgtctgtcccttcggggaaatgtcacgctttgagtaccggagtcctgttagcccgctacagcccggtttaccggagtcctgctagcccagtgcttcagcccggacccacttgctgatgaccgacacgttcgaagctgggtcatggatgcctgtccctgtaagtctgtgccactttgggtttacgactagtcatgtcagcccgggctcttatcatatggatgctagcgacactatcatatacgtgagccaaaaggcgctaacggtcccgggcaaaggtaaggcgacacccgtggagataccgtgcgtgaggccgcaaagtgatatgaggtgttaccggctagatcgatgtgacatcgagtcagggtcctgacaggtgatgtcaacaataatagttcatgctaacttacatccaattggatatatatatgaggATCTTtctaacacgaggtgcttgccaaaggataaaatgaaaaaagggaaaggtgaatatcaccttgactcttgcacaaagtaaaagacataaagtaaaagataggcccttcgcagagggaaggagaggttgtcatgcgcttttatggttggacgcacaaaatcttaatgcaaaagaacgtcactttatattgccacttgtatatggacctttattatgaagtccgtcgcttttattgcttccataacaagatcgtataaagcttattttcttcacactaataagtcatgcaccgatgacaacttacttgaaggatcttactcaatccataggtcagtatggtggactctcatggcaaaaactggatttaaggatatttggaagcacaagtagtatctctacttggttcaaggaattttggctagcatgagggggaaaggcaaactcaacatgtttgaatgatccatgacaatatactttaactgagatgtgagaaaacatagcccattacgttgtcttccttgtccaacttcaactctttagcatgtcatacttaatgagtgctcacaattagaaaagatgtctaagatagtatatttgtatgtgaaatctctcttccttcaatatactttcatgaattgttcaaatgaccaatataatgcttgctaaccttcaataaatttaaaacctctacttcttagatgtgaagccattactccccatgggataagcaaatcaaacatatataatttcagatttatgacattcaactcattcaaccatttactcataggatataagtgaagcacacgagtaaatgacaaactactccaaaaagatataagtgaagatcaatgagtagttaaataattatgtagctatgcgaagactctctaacatttaataatttcagatcttggtattctattcaaacagcaagcaaagcaaaataaaatgacattgcaaggatagctcaactcatgtgaagaagcaaaaacttaggctcaaccgatactaaccgatagttgttgaagaagaaaggtgggatgcctaccggggcatccccaagcttagattcttgagacttcttgaaatattatcttgggcgccttgggcatcccaaagctcgagcttttgtatctccttaattccttttatatcacggtttcctaaatctcgaaagcttcatccaaaccaaactcaacaagaactcgtgagataggttagtataaaccaatgcaaaaaccttatcatcttctactgtaacaaatcactaaaattattattcaacattgaatattaaatgtctctgcatatttaacactcatatcatcaaatagaatcattaaacaagcaaaaatatgcaaacaatgcaaacataacagcaatctgccaaaacagtatagtctataaagaatgcaagattcatcatacttacctaactccaaaaattatgataaaaatactatgctgtagaagatttatcatagctcaatatgcaaaaaaattcaacattatatcattctctgacttttatagggaatttttgcaacagcggtaaactttctgtttccaaacagcaacaagtatactacCAAAATAAGcaaggtaaaggctatccttgacatttttattgaaaaaaaagatgcaaaacattattctaaataacagcaggcAAATACTAACAAcagaaattgacgctccaagtaaaacacatatcatgtggcgaataaaaatatagctccaaataaagttaccgatgaacgaagacgaaagaggggatgccttccggggcatccccaagtgttgggtggtaggtgcgacatatgccaacggatggcctatcattgtgggagccagtaacacatcgccggtgcctggaaacgggatgaggtgaagacatgcacgtaggcggatcttacccaggttgggggctctccgtggagataatacccctactcctgctctgcggggtctccgcatgatcactagatcgacaagaagctacaagaggctccttgagctattcggtgtgaggaggaagaaggacaaggctagctctcttctctccttaTAGTAGTGTCTAAAACtatctgagatcaaccctttgcatggttgccccgggggggttatataggcctacctcccgggggtacaatggtaatccggttggGCCCGGGCCCCAGCTGTCAGTGTAtatggccgccggctgctggggcccactgactggtgggtcccgtcggctgccggctcattggacgacaggccggccccactgcTTGGGGGTCTTGTTGggcgctggttactgttgccttgcctctgatgacgagggctttgtcgaggtaagcatggataCTGTGCCGCCGCCTTGCGGTCCCTCACTATAGCCTTACCTCATCTTGTCTCCTTAATCGTGTGCGTGCCCCGAAGAGGGGGGCAAGCCGGCCATAGGAAGCCGGTCGTGCCCCAGGCCGGTCGGGGGAAGCaaagccgccttcgggcgtctctctgacagaaggggcccgccgcctgcgggccgtacttgCAACCCGTCGTGGAGGGTGTCATGactagcatggcaacagtgccacgccgggcgGGTGATGTCTGCCCCGTACGAcatactgtagccatgcgtgctccgggattcgggggtggcaggctccacTGGTGCCACGCCTTGTCCCATCATTGTTATGGGTGCGCAGACTTTGAGGGCACAACCCTGGCGGCTCGCCAGGGGCGGGCctcttggagtcggtcttcttgggccggcttcttggagtaggACTTTTCGTGGccgacttcttggagtcggccctatcgtggcgtcctccaagagagtttagggctggtCCGCCTTCCGGTAGTCGGCTTGTGAGGCAGTCGGCtggaggaaggcggccccacgtcttgggtgCTCTAAGATCGATCGGCCTGTTGttttttcaaaaggtccaaagggagccggctaggctacccatggtcatttacttcgacactagtccccgaagctggttgggcttcgtgGCGGAAAGCAGAATCGAGAAGCTcaatcagcttcctatcccgacgagccggcagctaggagccggcttcACTTATGCATGCCTTCTCGGCGAAGTTTCTTCGAAATCTAAAGGCAGGAACCAGCTGGTTTGCTGGCCAAGCTGCGGGTTGGCCGCCCGCTGCCTGCGCGCCACATGGCACccttcggctggaagggcctgcTAGCCCACGCGCATGACGGGacgcccactacaagaaatatgtcaactagtgaccttctgtcagtgaccctggaagaactggtcatagatctatgaccatttcagaccaattggtcaaaagctgttcggggggctacaaaccctaaaccattgcgaccattttggtcagaaaggttgtaatttccctacacgaaatggtcacaaagcaaacagtgctagtccgctgccttatttctagttgttagcgaccaatatagatggccatagccttgtagattgtggtgggttgtgatgactaggcgccatctcatcagttttgcctatgtgtcatgtccatgtggcagtttttgccctaggttgtgaagcaacctatatttctgttattccaaaaattcccaaaaaaatctcataaatgttttggatcatatcttcatcaaatatgtcaaaaacattccttgcctagttcaaaaataactcaacaatattcattttcctattttgttcagagcagcactttgtgaaggaagtaccactttggcatgtccaaatggtatccattttctacagtgctttcctatgcctaaataaccatcctccatcaaatgccagctcaatccattcattattttgagcccagcttcaacattcgtatttatgtccagtgtggtacgttgcaaagcaagtaccacctaggctcctcctttttgaGGTGAAAACTTGTGAagatggtcttcttagtaactgatcatccttagccaaaagtcacacccattagccatgtgcatttcccgtaccgcaaatcaaacacttggctgcttattcatgtttgagcatcgatcggtctcctcgtgagaatcttacgttgtgattttcttcctagcgccTACCtatggagtgcccaacccactagacatgcctaggccgcccagaacacatggcaacgccacggtcacgcggtgaccacgcggcgggcatgcgagcttacgcgctctagtgttggggccctcggccaccgtacaAACCTCGatactcgccatcaaaccatgtatttctgattaaataggtacttatttacctagaaatgatttttggaaaaaataaagagcaaacaatgaggcagctgcagttcaaatttgacccgcttccagctgaattgacgggaatttgtctttttcaccggaggtggatcaaaaattttgacacccaaccattttgtcaattgtgcattatatatggcctagtattttataaaattgatttggtccatttgcgcaacaattatttggtagttccttcacaaaaaaccctccttttgggcactcggaaaatgaaaaatgaattttccgtgcaaagaaaatgaaaacttccttaggcaacattgtttggaattccaagatgtacccttgtgcacaatatgagatcatttgaacaactatgccatgaatgtggccataagattgatcatttggcttgaaagccatgaatcttcacgcatgatagctcatttctcagaacaatttttaaaaataattaccctattacaagtttattatttttcctggaaacttggtcacatataatgacacaatgcgaaggttttccaattttttgattttttttaattttttatgcccgtttcaaaatgcggtcaaaacggcgggcttgaccgttcctagctagtggttgaatcttggaacttttttggtgtttctatgattaaatagatacttatttacctagaaatcttttttggaaaaaattaagagcaaactatgaggcatctgcagttcaaatttaacccgcttccacctgaattgacgagaatttgtctttttcatcggaggtggatcaaaaattttgacacccaatcattttgtcagttgtgcattatatatggcctagtattttataaaattgatttggtccatttttgcaacaattatttggtagttccttcacaaaaaatcctCCTTTTGGGCAGTCGGAAAattaaaaatgaattttccgtgaaaagaaaatgaaaacttccttaggcaacattgtttggaattacaagatgtacccttgtgcagaatatgagatcatttgaacaaactatgccatgaatgtggccataggattgatcatttggtttgaaagccatgaatcttcacgcatgatagctcatttctgagaacactttttttaaaataattaccgtattacaagtttattatttttcctggaaacttggtcacatataatgacacaatgcgaaggttttccaattttttgattttttttgaattttttatgcccgtttcaaaatgtggtcaaaacgtcgggcatgaccgttcctagctagtggttgaatcttggaattttttttgtgcttgtatgattaaacagatacttatgaacctagaaatgatttttggaaaaaataaagagcaaactatgagacagCTGTAGTTcatatttgacccgcttccagctgaatcgatcgaaatttgtctttttcaccagaggtgtataaaaactttttacacccaaccatttagtcaattgtgcatgaaatatgtcctagtattttataaaattgatttggtacaattttgaaataaatatatggtagatcctttacaaaagaactcattttgggcactcaaaaaatggaaaatgaatttttaatCAACCTTGACCAACTTTTCAGTTAActatgaccaatttagatggtcatgacATCGTACGCGTGTGCTGCATTTTGATTGGTCCGTGGGGGTTTCACGCGGATCATGGATGGATCACCGTCGGATGCTCCCGGATCCAACGGCTGTCCTCACCCGAAGCCCACCTAAGCCGAAACCCTAGCTCTCCTGAGTCCTCGTGCCCCTCTCTCCTTGCACACCACTCCTCCTCCCTTTCAGATCGCGGCCGCCACCTTCCTCCGGCGGAGCGCCCCGCCGTCCATGGACTCTCCCACACACTCCTCTCTCCCATCCCCCTCCCGAATCACCGCATGACCCCTTCTCCCCATCGGCGCCGCCGCTCCCTTTTCCCCATCACAGTCCTTCCCCACGCCCCGCGCTTCCCAGATCCACGTCGCATCTCGCCCTCCATGCACGCTCACCGTCCCTCCCTCACGTGCTCCCTCTCCCACATCGCTGCCGCCACCCCGCCGATTCAGATCTgacaccgccgcccgcgcccgcgtaCCACCACCCGCTCCACCGCCCGTCCCGGAGGCCTTACTCGGCGCCCTCCGTCGCATGGCTGCCGCGCTCGTCCCGCCCTCGGCACCGCACCTCCAGCGCCATCTTTGCTAGCTCCTCGCCGACGCCTCCGCCCCTTCCTCGTCTATGCGCCTCTGCTCAGGCTCACATCGGGCTCCTCATCGTCCTCCTCGACCTGCTCCTCCCGCCCGCGCTCCTCTCCAACTTCCTCCCCGCCGGCGCCCCCTCCTTtccgctcccctcccctcccctccgtaGGGCCAGATCCGCACCGCACGGCGTTTCCGCATCCGCATCCGCGCCGCCACCACGCCCAAACCGCGGCCGGGGAGAGGAGCCCCGCCACCACCACGCCCTCCTCCTTCCACCTCCATaggtctccctccctccctccctcctcgcgcCTCAAACCCTAGCCCATGCGCGGGCAGCCATGGTGACCGACCTCTGGATCCTCAGCACCCTCTTATCCAAGAGCAAGATCAGCAACGCAACATCCACAAGGAGAGGCTATGGTATGCTAGGTATGAatccctttctcttcttcttctccttcttctagtTTCCTTCATCCCGCATTTGATTCATCCGTTCTCTGCAGTTTGCTCACTCCGATCTGCTGTAGTATGGTCTACTTCAGCTTGTGAAGGAAGGAGGCCAGCCAAGGAGAAGCTGATGTGCTGCACGTCGTCTAGAGGATCAACATCGAAGTAGTAAGCCCCTGCCCCTCGTCCCCTCCATGCCCATCTTCGTTCGCATTAACCACCATGGCCATGGCCAGTTTTTCAGCAGCAGTTAGTGTCACACACGCCAAACCCAAAATCAATTTCGCGATATAATAGCAGCTAAAATTCAGATCTGGGACAATGATTCTACCCTGTAAAACGATTCAATGCCTCTAGTCTCAGTGGTTTGAATTGGCCTTAGCACGTACGAATGGAAGTGATGCATACATGTGAAGCATCCCTCTTACAGTAAAGAATGCAGTTTGAGGATAATCTGCCAATTCTTCTGTAGTGGATATAAAATAATTAGGCATTTCTAAATTTTCTTGAATTTCCCTGAACTGAAAAATGGACTGATCTACTTGGTGCCTGTGCTACTAAACATAAAACTGAAAAACCTTTTACTGCCATTTTGTAGGTACTTTCCATAATGAACTTGGTTTCTGTACACACACATGTACTGCTACATTATCCTATACATGTTGTCTAAATTATGTGATAGGATACTGCCATTTTGTTGGTACTTTCCATATTGAATTCATTGTAGCAGATATCAGCAGGTTTTAGATGTAGCACTCTTTACTTTTGTCGCTGGTTTACATTTGTCAATCCTAGGAATTAATTAGTGCCTTCTGTTTTGACTCTAGATTTGAATAGTGCCCAGGTAGTGTTCATTAGTAGGTTAAAAGGATGTTCAGCTTATTTATTAAATCATGATGTACAAAAGGTTTAGCTACGTGGGACTCCCAAGTCTGCAACTATAGTAGAAATAATGCCATGGACCAAGAGTTCTGTTGGGCATCCTTTCCATTTCTCTTGTCATGTTCCATGCTTCACAACATGTGGGTAAACATATCAGTACACACGCACACTGAAGTTTGTAATGTCATTTAATAGGGGATGCATTAGGGTACTTTATTTCCATTATAAACTAATAATAATTAAGAGCTTAGTAAGGTAACAATAATCTAGCTTATATATTAGAATATTAGATGTGCTTGTATAAATAGAATGCAGAGTTTAGAAATGAACTGAAATCTGAGAGCAGGAAGTGGTAAGCTTAATTTCATTTAGAAAAATAGGTGTACTGCAGCACCATATATTAAGGTAATTCCTCATCCAACATAAATTGGAGGGGAAGATAGTCAAGTTAGCGACCCAGTTTTCATTCTGTGGGCTTTCCTTTCTTCAATGCTATGTTATGGTAGTCCATCCTGTACGTTTCCAGGTTTTCTAACTATATGCAAAACTTCCTGTAGGCTCGATGAGGGATGCTCCACCAGCATCCTGCTGCTTGGCAGTGGACGACAAGGACTTCCTCGCGCACGAGATGATTGGCGCACTATTCTGCTGTTGCCAAGTAGAGGAATAAGAGGATATATGAAGTTTACTATTGATGTTTCATGCAGTTGGGGTTACCCAATGTTGGCAAATCAACTTTCTTTAACATATTAACAAAGGTGGGCTCCTGCGCCGGCAACTCCAGGTCCCGACCCCTCCCTCCCTCGTCTCCCCGTCTCGTTTTTGTTTCCCGTAGTGGCTACTGCTATTTCACGTCGGGTTTTGACTCGGTTTGGTTTGCTGTTGTTGTTTCCATTGTGGTGGCGCAGGCTTGCGGTGAAGAAGATCAAGGCTGAGAAGGACCCCAACAAGCCCATGTGCCCTCGAGCGCTTTCTTCATATTCATGTGAGTCCCAGTCTTGGTTCCTGGTTCGATTCGTGTTGCTTCTGTGGTGTGGCGTCGCATCCTGACCGGGGATTTTGTGCGTGCTTCGCCTTCGCAGGGACAACTTCAGGAAGGAGTACAAGGAGAAGCACCCTGGCGTCAAGCTGGTCTCCGTGGTAAGCGTCCCCCATCCGCCTTTGTCTCGTTGTTCGTTCGAACTGGTGGTGCTGTGAGATGAGTTTCCTTGTGAATTTTGTGTCCTGATATGGTTTAGGTTGGTTGAATTGCAGATTGGCAAGGCCGGTGGTGAGAAGTGGAATACCATGAGTGATGCTGTAAGTTGCACGTCTCCCCTCCCCTCTCTGTTACCGCTCAATTCGGTGGCGATTTACTTGTTTCAGTCTTACTTTGCCTAGTGTTCGAACCAGTTGGTCAGTTAGATTTTGAATGGCAGTAGCAGTAaactgatttttatcaaatatatcTCTATTACCGCTCAATTCGGTGCCGGTTTTCCAATGGCAGTAGCAGCAAACTGTTTTTTATCAATTATATCTTATGCGAAGTTTAGGCGCAATGTGTTGCAGTGAAGTATTTTGCATGACTTGCACTTGTGCAATGAATATTCATATTGTGTCTATGTTTTATTGTATGAATGagtatctcattttaactagctggagaacgaaaagcatggtactagctgaATTTCTGTTGTCATTCTAAATAACTGTCCTTTTTTGAAACCCTTCCTAATTTGTTTGCAACCCTTCCTAATTTTTTGTTCTTGTTCTATTTGGAAATGGATGCAGTAGGTGCTCTGCTCTTACACACGTCTGGCACCGTCTCCGGCGCGGTGGTGCTTCTTGAGGCGACCGGCGTGATGGCAGCTTTGTACGGCGGCGAACACAAGCTCTCTGGTGAGTCGGCTCCATCTTCTAGCCCTAGCTCCCTATTTTCTGCTCCTATAGCATGCTCTGTTGGTTTAGAACACTGGCAGCAGTAGCCTACCATGTATGCGTACTAAACAGTAGGAGCTCAATCACCTTGTGTACACTAGCAGCTTGCTTACACACTTGTCACTTGCTTGTGGTAGCCATTACATAGCTGAATCATGTCCATGTCTACTAATCATCAATTCATAGTATTTGGCTTCTGTGTGATGTGGATATACTTTCTGATTTAATGTTACTAATATTTTTTGTTTTGATTCTTTCTCTAGTGCGAGGAAAGTTGTGAGTAGACGTCAAAGATGCCTACTTGCTTGGCCGCTACAGTGATGCATGCGCCGGTCAAGCAAGCACACGTGCATATACGTACATGTTAGGATAGTAGTAGATGTGCCATAATTCCTGTGTAAGGGAATGTATTCCTGAGATGATTTTGTTATGTTATCTAAACCTGGGAGATGTGTTATGTGATGTGTATGATGGATTATTTGAATTCGACATTGAGTTTTCCTGATTTGAATATGAAACAATGTCGGATGTGTGTGTGTAACTTGATTAAAGAGGTCTTGTGCCCAAACAATTTTGTCCAAACATTTATTTCAAAATCCAAGATCTAATAGTGGACAACTAATTGGGTTGAAAAAGGCCACAACCCAACAAGCATTGGTCTGTTTAAAAAGTGAAACAAAAAAGcttcagaaaataaaaaaaatgttgcaAAAAAGGCCGAGGCCCCCTAATATGGAAGTATGGCCCG contains:
- the LOC119279188 gene encoding uncharacterized protein LOC119279188 codes for the protein MVTDLWILSTLLSKSKISNATSTRRGYGSMRDAPPASCCLAVDDKDFLAHEMIGALFCCCQLGLPNVGKSTFFNILTKVGSCAGNSRLAVKKIKAEKDPNKPMCPRALSSYSCESQSWFLVRFVLLLWDNFRKEYKEKHPGVKLVSVIGKAGGEKWNTMSDALENEKHVGALLLHTSGTVSGAVVLLEATGVMAALYGGEHKPSIHSIWLLCDVDILSDLMLLIFFVLILSLVRGKL